A stretch of Kazachstania africana CBS 2517 chromosome 7, complete genome DNA encodes these proteins:
- the IDP1 gene encoding isocitrate dehydrogenase (NADP(+)) IDP1 (similar to Saccharomyces cerevisiae IDP1 (YDL066W); ancestral locus Anc_4.254): MMLSRRCFSTTRLLSKIKVKSPVVEMDGDEMTRIIWDKIKSKLVLPYLDLDLKYYDLSITNRDATNDQVTVDAANATKKYGVGIKCATITPDEARVKEFNLKKMWKSPNGTIRNILGGTVFREPIVIPRIPRLVGGWEKPIIIGRHAHGDQYKATDLVIPGPGKLQLVYTPDGGSPAKTLDVFNYNGGGVGMAMYNTDESIEGFAHSSFQVALNKKLNLFLATKNTILKKYDGRFKDIFQQIYNGQYKAKFEQLGITYEHRLIDDMVAQMIKSKGGFIMALKNYDGDVQSDIVAQGFGSLGLMTSILVSPDGKTFESEAAHGTVTRHFRRHQMGEETSTNSIASIFAWSRGLAKRGELDGTKDVIAFANKLEAATLDSVQEDGIMTKDLALASGKNNRSDYVNTDEFIDAVEARLKREMKL, encoded by the coding sequence ATGATGCTTTCAAGAAGATGTTTCTCCACTACAAGGTTACTGTCAAAGATAAAAGTCAAATCTCCCGTCGTGGAAATGGACGGTGATGAGATGACTAGAATCATTTGGgataaaattaaatcaaaattggtTTTACCTTACTTGGACTTAGATTTAAAATACTACGATCTATCAATCACAAATCGTGATGCTACCAATGATCAAGTTACCGTGGATGCAGCAAACGCTACTAAGAAATACGGTGTCGGTATCAAATGTGCTACTATAACTCCAGATGAGGCAAGGgttaaagaatttaatttgaagaaaatgtgGAAATCTCCAAATGGTACGATAAGAAACATATTGGGTGGTACAGTCTTTAGAGAACCGATCGTTATACCAAGAATACCAAGATTGGTTGGTGGTTGGGAAAAACCAATCATCATTGGTAGACACGCTCACGGTGATCAATACAAAGCTACCGATCTTGTCATCCCAGGACCAGGAAAGTTACAACTTGTTTATACTCCGGATGGCGGTTCTCCAGCAAAGACCCTAGACGTGTTTAATTATAATGGTGGGGGTGTAGGCATGGCAATGTACAATACTGACGAATCTATCGAAGGATTTGCACATTCTTCATTCCAAGTGGCCTtaaacaagaaattaaatctATTTTTGGCTACTAAGAAtacaatattgaaaaaatatgatggTAGATTCAAAGATATTTTCCAACAAATTTACAATGGTCAATATAAAGCAAAATTCGAACAATTAGGTATCACATACGAACACAGATTAATAGATGATATGGTGGCacaaatgataaaatctAAGGGTGGATTTATCATggctttgaaaaattatgaCGGTGATGTTCAATCCGATATTGTAGCACAAGGGTTTGGTTCACTCGGTCTAATGACCTCGATACTTGTCAGTCCAGACGGCAAGACTTTTGAAAGTGAAGCCGCCCATGGCACAGTAACCAGACATTTCAGAAGACATCAAATGGGAGAAGAGACTTCAACCAATTCAATTGCTTCCATCTTTGCTTGGTCAAGAGGGTTGGCCAAGAGAGGTGAACTTGACGGTACAAAGGATGTCATCGCTTTTGCCAATAAATTAGAAGCCGCCACCCTAGACAGCGTGCAAGAAGATGGTATCATGACTAAGGATTTAGCTTTAGCATCTGGTAAGAATAATAGATCTGATTATGTTAACACagatgaatttattgatgcTGTAGAAGCAAGATTAAAGAGAGAAATGAAGCTGTAA
- the COX9 gene encoding cytochrome c oxidase subunit VIIa (similar to Saccharomyces cerevisiae COX9 (YDL067C); ancestral locus Anc_4.257): protein MAIIAPITGTLKKRIITDIVIGFSLGGALASYWWWGFHKRIINKREDYYSQLATLKEQQEQE from the coding sequence ATGGCGATTATTGCTCCGATAACAGGCACATTAAAGAAGAGAATTATTACAGATATCGTAATTGGTTTCAGTCTGGGAGGGGCTCTTGCATCATACTGGTGGTGGGGGTTCCACAAAAGGATAATAAACAAACGTGAAGACTATTACTCTCAACTAGCTACCTTGAAGGAACAGCAAGAACAAGAATAG
- the KAFR0G03280 gene encoding uncharacterized protein (similar to Saccharomyces cerevisiae CBS1 (YDL069C); ancestral locus Anc_4.260), protein MRTWLSPALLNRHRKSNALKIQRLLAVLQIDSKDVNCHRLTPYLYPAHVQDKFDGLIRLSSTLMNLQILQQNMSFYRRSPTDINNFDFNCFDKSAKNSRYSLLQNGNLDGKQIIKQFLTKNNLSNLANLPIPSNKLPTSIRFKFNRDSLLMICGHLIMCNYPDTHFMSKIMKG, encoded by the coding sequence ATGCGCACGTGGCTTAGTCCTGCATTGTTGAATAGACATAGGAAGTCAAATGCCCTGAAGATTCAACGCCTGTTGGCAGTTTTACAGattgattcaaaagatgTCAATTGCCATAGACTCACGCCGTATTTGTATCCCGCCCATGTACAAGACAAGTTCGATGGTTTGATTAGACTGTCCTCTACTTTAATGAATCTGCAAATATTGCAGCAAAATATGTCATTCTATAGAAGATCCCCGACTGAtataaacaattttgatttcaattgtttCGATAAATCAGCTAAAAATTCCAGATATTCGTTGCTTCAAAATGGAAACCTCGATGGAAAACAGATTATTAAACAATTCCTAACCAAGAATAATCTATCAAACTTGGCAAATCTGCCAATACCGTCGAATAAATTACCCACTTCAATTAGATTTAAATTTAATCGTGACTCGTTGCTCATGATTTGTGGTCACCTGATCATGTGCAATTACCCGGACACTCACTTTATgtcaaaaattatgaaaGGGTGA
- the YET3 gene encoding Yet3p (similar to Saccharomyces cerevisiae YET3 (YDL072C); ancestral locus Anc_4.263) has protein sequence MSLYYSLIFAILVFEVVLFAILALPIPTKYRKPITLVLIKPFQNSTIQISIKCILGFIALLFVDAINKVYNINLELNSELNPNSEKIEILSRKFLQQRNLYLTGITLFLTFVVMRTFGLVHELLRLKEIYRSDEPKKQINVKLTKDELLKEMELKDKEIKRLKEKAASLSNEL, from the coding sequence ATGAGTTTATATTACAGTTTGATTTTTGCTATCTTAGTATTTGAAGTTGTTCTATTTGCAATTTTGGCACTACCAATACCAACTAAGTATCGTAAGCCTATTACATTGGTATTAATTAAGCCGTTCCAGAACTCCACAATACAAATATCCATCAAATGTATACTGGGCTTCATTGCTTTACTCTTTGTAGATGCTATAAACAAGGTCTACAACATCAATTTAGAATTGAACAGCGAATTGAATCCAAATAGTGAAAAGATCGAAATTTTATCTCGAAAATTTCTACAACAACGTAACTTATATTTAACTGGTATAACATTATTCTTAACTTTTGTCGTAATGAGAACTTTTGGGTTGGTTCACGAATTGTTAAGATTAAAGGAAATTTACAGAAGTGATGAAccaaagaaacaaattaaCGTAAAATTGACAAAGGAcgaattattgaaagaaatggaattgaaggataaagaaattaaacGCTTGAAGGAAAAAGCAGCCtctttatcaaatgaattgtga
- the AHK1 gene encoding Ahk1p (similar to Saccharomyces cerevisiae YDL073W; ancestral locus Anc_4.267), producing MINDRNLVINGNDRISRFIKTHLLSFLRSNHYTPSSHSDVVNVLSHWWITLLNFLNNDIGPTKEQRFASNSACGPNLIVIILECISRIMTILINDSHSFDKTIYEKYSNNLLMTLHFITNKLILNSKKMKRDKSNYQHYSKYNLIIRSFLGKLNAYSFIYLSTDLKFDIQLLISLASQRINFSVEENIETSLPWKTHHFQVTKFSNRTPKIVETKDNKFFKIIISYLKNESIYQSFYFHYLYLALTLTERSGSSVYDFPALKFLTTLTMIQSLKCDIPKIQKFLKSSSSLNNSNSYNDKMPDIENQNILTPDKYDSFLLKASQTIKLWQILNKLTQLFPQNITPLLMIHDNLQLNYFQRKIVAYDFKIANFVYDKLLRTMLQNGIHFINWDRWTLGHINLIKTLNINCQLISLISIFNIWEEINVENRYKIVEFFLNDSIWYQLTLDVSNNLITIIFIKLVVFKIRQIMHNENLKMRLLEKLLLFELLKIDKSEFNNSPMDSVLFFNGNRKFIFGKLHGGKDTSKNIVDIQNVFGPLDIEESVDENGMIPAVEQMITGVREKDKFGFKVMFLPLRVNNIQHWNDVWKRKKPTSDRVLPSIPNDEGLLKLNLSIFGDLSRYKDIVHREKQTNAREMSNIVTFIKIFNLTIREYDEINNLNLNEEKEDPIIYIDFEIFK from the coding sequence ATGATAAATGACAGAAATCTTGTGATTAATGGTAACGACCGAATCTCACGTTTCATTAAAACTcatttattatcatttttacGATCTAATCATTACACACCGTCGTCTCATTCCGATGTCGTCAACGTATTAAGCCATTGGTGGATCACTTTGCTAAATTTTCTTAACAACGATATTGGTCCAACAAAGGAACAACGTTTTGCATCCAATTCTGCATGTGGCCCTAACCTAATTGTCATTATTCTCGAATGCATAAGCAGGATTATGACCATCTTGATCAATGATAGCCATTCGTTTGATAAAACCatttatgaaaaatattccaataaCCTTTTAATGACACTTCATTTCAtaacaaataaattaatacTAAACTctaaaaaaatgaaaagagacaaatcaaattatcaGCATTATAGtaaatataatttgattataaGATCCTTTTTGGGAAAATTAAATGCATATTCATTTATCTATTTGTCCAcagatttaaaatttgatattcaactattgatttcattagCATCACAAAGAATCAACTTTAGTgtggaagaaaatattgaaacatCATTGCCGTGGAAGACTCACCATTTCCAagttacaaaattttccaatagAACTCCCAAGATAGTTGAAActaaagataataaatttttcaagatcaTCATATCgtatttaaaaaatgaatcaatttatCAGTCTTTCTATTTTCACTACCTTTATTTAGCATTAACACTAACTGAAAGATCAGGCTCAAGCGTCTATGACTTCCCagcattgaaatttctaaCAACTTTAACAATGATTCAGTCATTGAAATGTGATATTCCTAAGATacaaaaattcttgaaaagttcaagctcattaaataattcaaaCTCTTATAATGATAAGATGccagatattgaaaaccAAAATATTCTAACACCAGACAAATATGACAGTTTTTTACTTAAAGCCAGTCAAACTATAAAACTTTGGCAAATATTGAACAAATTAACTCAATTGTTCCCGCAAAATATAACTCCACTTTTAATGATTCATGACAATCTACAGTTAAACTACTTTCAGAGAAAAATAGTAGCTTATGATTTCAAGATTgcaaattttgtttatGATAAGCTTCTCAGGACTATGTTACAAAATGGGATACATTTTATAAATTGGGATAGATGGACTTTGGGCCACATTAATTTGATCAAGACATTGAATATCAACTGTCAATTGAtatctttaatttcaatatttaatATTTGGGAAGAAATCAACGTAGAGAACCGCTACAAAATAGTTGAATTCTTCCTAAATGATTCAATATGGTATCAACTAACGTTAGATGTATCGAATAATTTAATTACAAtaatatttatcaaattggtTGTATTTAAGATACGTCAAATAATGCATAAcgaaaatttgaaaatgaggCTTCTGGAGAAGCTGCTTCTATTTgagcttttgaaaattgataaaagtGAGTTCAACAATTCTCCAATGGATtctgttttattttttaatggTAATAGAAAGTTTATCTTTGGTAAACTACATGGAGGTAAAGATACATCGAAGAATATAGTGGATATCCAGAATGTATTCGGACCTCTCGACATTGAGGAGTCAGTTGATGAGAATGGCATGATTCCTGCAGTAGAGCAGATGATTACAGGTGTACGAGAGAAGGATAAATTTGGTTTTAAAGTCATGTTTCTACCATTGAGAgtcaataatattcaacATTGGAATGACGTctggaaaagaaagaaaccTACCTCAGATAGGGTATTGCCTAGTATACCTAACGATGAAGGGCTACTAAAATTGAATCTCTCAATATTTGGTGACTTGTCAAGATATAAAGATATTGTTCACAGGGAAAAACAGACGAATGCAAGAGAAATGAGCAATATCGTGACATTTATCAAGATTTTTAACTTAACGATAAGGGAATATGATGAGATCAATAATTTAAACttgaatgaagaaaaggaagatccgattatatatatagattttgaaatatttaagtAA